The DNA window CTAAGTTTTCGTTCTTATATCACTCGTTCATGTTAATGTAGATACTGAAATCAATGATTTTAGTATTGTTTACCATAATGTTCTTTGATAAAACATGGTAGGTCGTACGTATATCATTTTCGAACATGGTAGTATATCGCTACTATAGTGGTGCACCACCCTTTGTTTTACTCTAGCTTCGCCACTGGGTCCATCAGGTATACGGGCCCGtaggcacccacggtccatcaggccttCGCACGTGTCCATCGGGCCAGAGATGTTAACCTAgcctggctctgataccaattgtaggatcataaagggcctttcccaccccaaaagctagccattgaggtgaggggctcctccacttatatcttaggtcattTGCcattccacaaccaatgtgggactattcaacattCTTATCATCATTATGTCTTAATcatctaactttttttttataagaagcAGTCTATGTGAACTTTTCACTTGACATCCCTATGAGATCCGGTGTCGATCTGTACAACGTGTCATGGACAGTACCTGGCGATTCTTTCTCCGTACGTGACAGTGCAAGGGTAACCATCGGACATGGCAACTTTGATGTATACTTGCTCGATGCCTACAGTTCGAAGAGGATAATCTTGTGTTCGCTTACCCAGCCTACCAATATTGATGACACCAGTGACGAGGGTGAGTGCCAACGGAATATTCCCATCGTCCGTGGTTTTCAACTCCAGTTTGTCCATCGGCATGAACACGGCGAAGGCCAGCGAGCCAGTGTGACAGCGTCAGAATCGAGAACGACGGCGTGCGGCTTGGGTGGGCCATTGTGGATCATTCGACGTGCGCTGAAGCCAAGCGTGACAAGAGCAGCTATGCCTGTGCCAGCAAGCACAGCCAGTGCGATGATAACTTGAGCTTTACAGCTTCCCGTGCTGGTTACTTATGCAAGTGCACCGATGGGTATCAAGGGAACCCGTATGCACCCAATGGCTGCCGGCGTGATGTAggtatgtgcttataattttttatacCTCTATCTATATCTATGTCTCTCAAAAATCTTCTATTCCATtgatttatgaaaaatatatatattctttataTATCTGTAGAGTAATTTTATAGCCCTTGAGAGATACCAAAAAGTACTAATTTTTTAGTATAAATTTGTTGTCTTCTAGTACAAAAGGTATCGAGAGTTATTAAATTTTACGTTGGAAAATATGGTAACTCTCGCGGTAACTTTTCGAGAACAGTAAAATCACTCATATCTATAATACCAACATTTTATATAAGtattttgaaattgaaataTGTTGGTGTAAACATGAATTTATACACTAAATGTTTTTGTAATTTGACTGCCTGTTGGTCAAGATTTATAAAATCTGACCTTTCGAAATCAAAGTAGGTCTTATGAAAATATACGGTGGGAATGATAAATTAACATATGTTAATGTTCAAAGAATCAATATATAGTATGTACAGTACGTAATTAGCATCAATTTTTAGTTATTGCTGTTGACATATCATGGTTTTCTCAATGCAGGATTGCCGGACGCAAGATATGATCGGTTTCCGAGTAAGAACAATTGTAGCCCGTCATGTGGAAATATCAGCGTTCCATATCCATTTGGCCTAGAAAAAGGCTGTTCTGCAAATCAACATTTCCTGCTTAGATGCACCTACTATAAAGACAACAAGAGTACAAACCCTGACCTCTTGTGGTGGGCAACAAGATACACCGACGAGCCGTCAACACCGACCAAACTTGTTCGCATAGATATCAGCCAAGGGCTCATTATCTTGACCGGTGAACACTACGAGGAGTTCCTTGCCATGGATGGTACGGCTAGTACTAGAGTCTCCGATGGTTCTGCAAAGGACTTTGTGGTTAAGAATCTGCATTTTGCCATCGCAAACCAAACCTGCAAAGAGGCGCAGCAGAATACCACCGGATATGCATGTGTCAGCGTTAACAGTACGTGTTTGGCCGTCAACACAGGTGATGGGTATATTGGTTATAGGTGCAAGTGCAAGCATGGCTTTGAAGGGAATCCATATATCAAAGATGGTTGCCAAGGTTTGTCTCTGTCCATTTTCACAAGCACAGTTCGAATTGCTTCACAATTTAACGCACTTGGACAcagccaacatatatatattggtaTATTGTTATACTCTCCttattacaaatatattttctctcttGTCTTAGACTGCTAATTAAAATCCCTCACGTCTTAATTACTGTAACATGTGCATGGTTGCAGATGTTGACGAATGCTCCACTGCACCAGGCATCTGTCCAGAAATATGCAATAATACTGTCGGTAACTACATTTGCATCAAGTGCCCTGCTAAATCAGAGTACAATGACAAAACCAAGCGGTGCACTCCAGtgaaaaagcaaaaaaatcTTCTTTTTGGTGAGTTATGTACTCCATTCAATTTCACcatgcagaaaaagaaaattaaaaaaaagtaaataatgtACTAGCAAGCATGCATAACCatcggctgcctcattgtttAGGTATCGTCATCGGACTTAGTGCTGGCTTTGGAATTCTACTGCCTGGCTTAAGCGCAAAAATGCTCTTCCATAAATGGAATAAAGGTATCCAAAAGCGGCTACGTAGGAAGAATTTTCGTAAGAACGAAGGACTTCTCCTAGAACAACTAATATCGTGTGATGAAACCACTACTGATAGAATGAATATCTTCACTTTAGAAGAGCTAGAAAAGGCTACAAACAACTTTGATCACACAAGAATACTTGGCCAAGGAGGACACGGTACGGTTTACAAAGGCATCTTATCGGACCAACGTGTCGTGGCCATTAAAAAGTCTATGACGATCAAACAAGGTGAGATCACTCAGTTCATAAATGAAGTCGCTATTCTTTCACGGATCAACCATCGGAATATCGTTAAACTTTTTGGGTGTTGTCTGAGGTCCCACTATTGGTGTATGATTTTATTTCCAACAGATCATTATTTGAACTCTTGCGTTACAATTCGAGTAATGGTAGCTTGCTGTCTTGGGAAGACACCTTAAGGATTGCTACAGAAGTTGCTGGAGCCCTATATTATCTCCACTCTGCAGCTTCAGTATCAGTTTTTCATCGTGATGTGAAGTCCTCTAATATACTGTTAGATGCAAATTACACTACCAAAGTTTCAGATTTTGGTACGTCAAGATTGGTTTCTATCGATCAAACCCATATTGTCACAAAGGTGCAAGGCACATTTGGTTATTTAGATCCAGAGTATTGTCAAACTGGGTGTCTAAACGAAAAAAGCGATGTGTATAGTTTTGGTGTGGTACTATTGGAGCTACTTCTCATGAAAGAGCCGATTTTTACAAGTGAGAATGGCTTAAAGTTGAATTTGGCCGGTTATTTTCTTGAGGAGGTGAAGGTAAGGCCATTAAGTGAGATTGTTACCACTAAGATATACGAAGAAGCAACAGAGGAAGAGATTAACAATGTTACCTTGCTTGCGGAGATGTGCTTGAGTCCCCGAGGCGAAGAAAGACCTACCATGAAGCAAGTAGAGATGACATTACAGTCCTTGCGCAATGTTACACAGACAACGGCTGTTCACCGTGCTAATGCATCGGATCAGCTGAGCCAAAGATGCTATAGCCTAGAGCATGAGTTCATTGCTTCAGCTGAGCTACCACGCTAAATGATTTGATTAGACTTTCCAATAATGTTCTCATTTCACAATGTATGTAGTAATGCATTATTTCTGGGTTATGTCTGTAGTAATGATCTCGAACTCGTTTCTTGGAAGTTTAGATTCATGTGATCGTGACATTATTTCAATATTGAGATCTTGTACTTTTATTACTGTTATTCGCTTTGCAACATATTTTCCTCATGTGTGATGGCAAACATGATTTGTGTAGTAATAGAAGAAAAGACCATTCTAACATACCTTCTACCACTCCACAAAGCCTAGTGTTCCATCCAGCTTCGTTACAATTGTATTCAACTACCAGGCCAGCTAACTGACCTAGCTTGCTAGATTTCAACTTGTTTTCTCACAATTCTTCCTgtgtttttatattattttgacCCGACACATTGGTTTCATGTTAGTGATGTGCTGCTATAAATGTACAGTACTTCCGTAGGAATAATTACAACTGTTTGTTGAAATGCAAcagcaaacaaatcatcaaGAACATGTgcttatatgtttttctttctgaTGTCTTTACCAGTTACAGAAAAAATAGACCATAGAATCGCTGCCATTCTTACATCACATACTGGAGGACAATATACGAAGTAACGAAGAGCAAGAGAAAACAGTAGCATTCCTAGCAGTAGGTTGTAAAGATCAGCGCTTAATTTGATATGTCATAGTACTTAGATCATATGAAAGAACAACCTCCGCATGCGTTTCTCTTATTTGGAAATAATTAAAGCTGAACAGGTTGGCTAGGCAAACATTATTTAGATTTAAGCGACCCCCCAGCCTTGGCAAGCTCCTCCAGCTTACTGTCAATTTGTGCTTCTGTCAGGCCATCCAAGCGCACGCACCTCTCAACGCCCATATCTGACCAGTAGACAGGCAGAATTTACAATCAGGGGGAAGCATAAATAAGCATTCTACATGGCAGCAGATAATTCTCTAACGCTTATCACTTTAGGTCATTTAAAAGTACTTAATTTAAACTTGAGTAATTGGCTGTTAAGAAGTAtacaaaccaaaagaaaaccaGGTGCAATAAGTACCAAAGATATATACAGAAATTATGTCACAGTAACATGCCATGAACACCTCAAGACTTCAACCCGAGTGTTTTTTCTTCCAATTCTTAATAATAGATGAATGCCCATACAAAGTAGCATACCTCAAAATATACAAGTTATAACTTAGAAAAGCAATGTGCactattaataatatataaatatgaaaaggcACAATCCTATACATAAGATTCATAGATAACATAATCCTATACATAAGATTCAAAGATAACATACAATATACATAGTCATCAGTCATGCACAAATCCATCCAGAAAAGATTTCTTACATAGAAACAGATCATTGCTTGAATCCAGAGGGTAGCCTAGCCTGCTTCCATTTAGTGACATGTACAGGTTGTTTTAATTAGACAAATTCTGGGCCTGCCACAGTATTCCAATCAAGGTTCTAAAAGGATGATAAGTGTGGACGCATCGGATTTTCTCCCCAACAAATTTCTCAGTTCCCATTTgtacaaataaaatatcaaaatactCGCACAGGTTGTATTTATATTGCAGGACGTAGCATACACTAGACATATTTGAGGTGTCCCTTGCTCTAAGCTTCTAACAATTGACATAGAGTAAATTGCTACAAATTTATGAAGATAAATTAGTCCAATATATAGTGCTCCCACTGTCCCACAATGGAAGTCATCCTAGGAAGCATGCAAACAATTAATACTTGCAAATCATATCAATTGACTATGAGAAAactagtattatttattttttcaggcAACATACATTAGttattcattatattttatttttatattattattattagaatcaATACTCAAAGTCTTGCTTTTGAGACTGTAAAGGCACAAACAACTTACATTTTTGGGTGTATGGAGTATTTGAGTATTAGTCGATTAAATTACAAGTTTAGACGCTACAACTTTTTGGACCATTATGTGCTTGGGAAAAGTAACTCAAATCTTAATTTTATAATCAACATATGAAGTTATAAATGATGAGGCAAACTATCCTATATCGCTTGGCCCCTAACTAATATAATACCAAGCACTATGAGCTACAACAATAAGCAACGTGAATGGCAATTTGTTATTCCTCTATTTGCTACCGAAAAGTCAACTCTGTTGGAATCAAATCTTCAAACACATTATATTGTATCAAGGTCACTGTAACCATAATGGAGTATGGGTAGTAATGATGTAGTAGTAGGGTGACAGCTAATATGGTGCAACATGAAATTCACTACATCAGTGCAAAAATGAAATCGGCCACTGTCATTATGCAATGTAAACAGTATGAGCCAAAGTTTTGATCCACTGGCACTCAAGAATAATAAGAAAAATGAGGCTTGCACAGCAATTGAGCCAGTGGAATACTTGGAAACAATGAACCTCTGAAAAGCGTGAAAAAACATGCATAAGCACTTAGGAGATCAACAACACATGAGTTATGCGCATGGATTACATACAAGAAAGTCTCATCAATAGTATCGCTCAGTCACTTCACAGTGAACTTGTAACTTTTTGTTTCATACATTTTCGTTTTATGTATGTAAACTCAAATGAACGGCCTATCTACATACTATAAAGTGGCTATGAAAATTTGCCAATAAGAGAAGATGATGATCTTTGTGCAGAAAGACAGAGAAATCAGCTTAGCACTGGAGCCCCACGGCAAAACAATAAAGGAGCAATAAGAAGCAAGAGTTGAAACAAGTATTAACTACCTAGTTTTAACACCCATTAACCTCGGAAAATACCAGCTTTTTTGCAACTTATAGGTGACTAGGACCTGTTACAAGTACTTGGATGATTATATCTGGTTTTTACAAATTGATCAATAACACTCCATATTATAGTTGTCATCACCAAATTAAATATTGTTTTATATTTCTATCAGAATAGAgtccatatgtatatatttgagTATATACTTGGGATGTTTCTATGTTTAAAAACATTGTGGCCTTACTAACCAGATTCCGCTTCAGCAAACTATTAATTACATTCTAGTCACTTGTGTGTTTAGTCAGCAAGTGTGGTGTTCGGTTCTCCAACGGCTTGGCTACTCTAACTTTCCAAGCCAGGGCACTACTAGGTTTGCCAGTTGGTGGTCAAGGACAATAAGGGGATTGCCTGCTAGTGAGAAGAAGGGGCTCAACTCCTTTATTATCTTGGTCGCTTGGGAGATTTGGAAGCATAGAAACAACTGTGTTTTTAATGGCACTACCCCAAGCATGGCTGATGTCCTTCAAGCCATTGCAAGTGAGGGCGCCCTTTGGTGCCTACCAGGAGCTTCTAAGCTTCGTGATCTTTTGTCTAGGGCTGTCGTACTAGTGCACTAGGTTCGTTTTGCTTCTTGTGGGTGTGTTTTGTTGGTGTTGTACTTCCGGGTGGGTGGGTGTCGGAGTTTATCTCTAACGCCATCCACCTTTTTTCCTCTATCTCAATGAAATGATACGCAGATCTCCTGcgtgttctaaaaaaaagtgtGGCTTTGACAAGCCATGATACTTCCTTGTACAATGGACAGTTACGGCCAATCAGATTTCCCTAGGATGATTGCACCATTGAGTATACGTAACAGGAAGGGTGATGGTGTTGATAGTACTGTCAAGTAAACTGATGATCAAGTTCATAAGAAATGGTTACAGTAAATGTTATTGACAGTGTTCCAAAAGTTGGCTCTAGGTACCCAGTTGCCAACCTGATTAGGCATTAGATGGTGCATTAGGCAGCTAAGTACCCCTGGGGGCTCTTGTGCTGCTATTTTAGTACTCCACTGTTCAAGTTTTATGTAATATGCTCACCAATTGCTTGGAATTTACTTGTGACGTTCGGGCTAGGCATCCCTAGGCGGTAAGCGCCAGCCCACTAGTGCCTAGCACCTTATTGAACCATGGTTATTGATTAATCGAGTTAGGATAGGAGATCTTTGGTCAAGTTTTAACATAAGCTTATTGGCAATATTGTCCAGTTCCCTTGGAAATAAGAACTACCAGCTCTTAGGATTAGGAGAACAAGAAAATGCCTTTGGCCGTGGTTGGGTAAGATGGATGATAAGTTTATAATCCTAACCATCTTAGCGATCCCAATGCGTAAAAGGAAATTTATCCTCacagaaaatatttattttctccTTGTTTGCTAGGTTAGACTAGCTTTGGGCTATAAACTATAAGGCAACCTCCCTATCTTACCTCtcttcacctccaccacctgTAAGTGCCTACAACTGAGTGTTTCCTAGTTCCCTAGGTATTGTCACATTATGTTCAACCAATTCAGTCTGCTCACATAGACAACTCCATATGGGTACTCTTCCATCTATCCCAATCTTTTATTTATATTCATCCAAACAAATGCCGGTGTTTAAGAGGGAACCTTAATATACCCAGAGTATCATCGTAATAATATTGGAAAAATCCATATGGACCATAAGTAAGATCCCAAGTCCCAACAAagagtttgtgtgtgtgtgtgtgtgtgattttcAAAATAAACCGAGCTTTGGGCTTTTAAGCCGTCAATCCTGTGAGCTGGTCTTAACCCAAAGTTGGCCAAACATCCCCTAAGCTTCTCTAGATTTTCTTCATAGTCATGTAGactattcagtttttttttgtgtttatgCCTTGAGTTAGAAGTTGTCACTATGTCTGTAATTTGTAGTAAGTTATACCAAATCCAGATCCAGTGCATGTAGTAGTTCATTTGAACATCTGCACGCACAATGCCATTTGGCTGTCTGTGGCAGATCAAGCAGAATAGAAGTAACACTCACAATTGTCATGGAATGTTTTTCTTGTCTAAAAATACCAAGAACATATGAGAGAAACCATGTATCTTAGGTTTTTAATTAGTAGAACCCACAGGAAAGTGTGGACTTGAACAGATGATCTTACTATCACAACAATAACTCTACCACTAGTCCACATTGTCGTCCCCTGTTTTTCTCCTTCTCCAAATCTTGGCCATCTTTTAACAACATTGTGTTAGCATTATATCATTGGACAAACCTAATGCTTCTCTATAAATATTTTTCCTTAAAGAAAGCATTCAGATCGCAATCAACCTAATGTGCCATTCCTTCTCAAGCATTCACACATTCTAGTATTTTACATAAGCAATGTAACCTATGATGCCCAACTCTAAAAGACAACACGATCCGGTATCCTAACCTAACATTTCACGCCGCAAAAGATATAagaacaaaaagttcaagaacCGGCTCAGAGGATCTCGGATTCCatggagaagagaggaaaaaaaaaaaaagaacgcgTACCGTAGCGCGCCCACAGCTGGGGCTCGACGCCGGAGCACTCGCGGATGAGGACGGGGAGGGACGGGTTGCGCGCCTTGATGTCGCCGTAGTTCTTCTTCACGAACTCCCTGCGAAAGGAAGGAATCGCCACGGTTCTTCTTCAGATCGGGTCTAGGACcctagagagagaaaggggagacGGGGGAGCGGACGGTACCTCGCGGGGGCGCTGGCGGGGGAGGATTGGCAGAAGAGGAAGCGGATCTCCTTCACGCCCCGGGAGAGGTTCGCACGccacgccatggccgccgccgccgccgcttcttcttcttcttcttcccttcgCCTCTGCTTTGCTGTTGGCCTGTGGGGGGGGATTCGCGGGGGTGCGATGCGACCGACGGCGAGAGACGCGGCGGACAAGGGTTGGGGGAGGGTCTCGTTGGATTGGATCCACGCCGTCCGATCGCCAAGCGACGGTTGGGACTTGTGAGCTTGGTGTGGGACGATTGTGGGGTCATTAGGGTTTGGTCTGTAAGCAAACAGAGTATTTTCCTTTCACCATTTCGATTGTCCCATACAAATCATGGTAGTGTAAAGATATTTATCTGGAAAATGCTTCCGAATAGACGGACGTCGTCCTTATCCACACACACAGCTACATCTCCACCACacattctttcttttctctctctttaatTTCTTCTCTCTTGCTATTTCACCAATGTTGGCCACACAACGGCAGCGACGGAGGGCAAGACGATATGAGAATCCATGGGAGCCAGCGCTCCGGCAGTTTTTGCTCTGCTCCCCCTTGACGGCAGTGCGCCAGGTGTGGCATACGCGGGCCATGCGGCGCCAATCGACAAGGCATGGGAGGCGTTCGTGGACGAGGCAGAGGACGACAGCGGTGAGGTCGCACCATGGCGCCATCCATCGGAGAGGCGGAGGCACGGCTTACCAgagttgaagaagaagatggagatgTCGGGGGATGGCAGCCGgagctgaagaagaagatgtaGGTGTCGGGGGGTAGCGGCcggagttgaagaagaagagggccGGCAACCGGAGTTGAAGAAGAAGTCGACGGAGGTGGGTTTCCTCGGGGACCGACGACCAGAGTTGAAGAAGATGGAGGTAGCTAGGTTTGTGTTGTTGGAGTTTTAGGGATGTTGCATTCTACTGTTAAGCTTGTTGCACTCTGTTGTATTAAggtgtttcattttgttttgatttgatgTTGCATTGCAATCTTTTGTATATGTTTGTTGCACTCTATTTTATTCGTGTGTTTCATCCTCATTTTATTGGATGTTGCACATGATGTACAATGTGTTCTATTCAATATTGCAGAGTAGAGTATTGATGTTGCAGGTAAtgttttttcattgtttcatctagttgaaacattttttaacAAGTGGTGAAACATTTCTCATCGAGTAATGAAACATCCGAAACATTTTCTAGTGAAACATTATTCAACGAGTGATGAAAcatctgaaatatttttttatatgtggTGAAACactgtctgattttttttttgcaaaatatcaAATGTCTGATGTATAGCGTTCTCCTAATTATATTTTATGGGTTAAGTGATATTTTattaagggttaattggatctacGCCATTACAACTTTTACGATTTTAaaatataccattactatttcTCTATTTGAAGCCATACCATTACAACTCTATTAATATTTGATACCCCacattttctaaaatatttggaccaaaatacccccttcctccttcttcccctcctctctcctgtTCATCATCTTCCCCCAATGAATCTGGCAGCTTAGGTATTAGTGGATCGATAATGAGCACACAGGGGTAGGTGGTGCTAAGGTCAGCTTGTTACTACTCCCCAATCCTTAGCCCTCACACCACTAGCACACTACTTGAGTTGAGCTCAAGCCAACAGCATCCATGGTCATTGTACAGGCTTTGGATCCAGCGGTAGCACAAACCAGCAGAGTAGCTGAAATCGATGTCCTCTT is part of the Oryza glaberrima chromosome 4, OglaRS2, whole genome shotgun sequence genome and encodes:
- the LOC127771239 gene encoding NADH dehydrogenase [ubiquinone] 1 alpha subcomplex subunit 2, producing the protein MAWRANLSRGVKEIRFLFCQSSPASAPAREFVKKNYGDIKARNPSLPVLIRECSGVEPQLWARYDMGVERCVRLDGLTEAQIDSKLEELAKAGGSLKSK